GCATTGCTTTTCAATGAGTTGTAAAATTTCCATACCGCTTCCGGATTTCGATGCAGCAGCACCCGTTCCCAAGGAATAAATACATCGTCAAACACGATGACCGCATCCATCTCGTCAAAACGGGCGCTGATCGGATATTCGTCGCTATCGGTTGAAGCATAAGAAGAGCGGCATATCATATGAAGCCCCTGTGCATTTAGAGGAACAATTAACGCATGAGCATACTCGGGGTGGGTATCTTCGATCCGGTAATTCGGAGCGATAATTAAATCGTGTGCGTATGGAGCTCCGGTAGCAACGGTTTTGGCACCTTTAATATAGACGCCCTCGCTTGTTTCGCGGACGATTCTTAAATGCGCATCTTCGTCGCTAACTCCGGCGGCATCCTTGGAACGGTCGATTTGAGGATTGCCAAACGCTTGGATGATAAAACGGTCTTCATCTCTCGCCCACTCGTAATAACGGCGAATTTTCTCCGGATATTGCCCGTCGAACGGGCGAAATAAATCGCTGGTGGCATGCCAGCTCGTGATCAGCGTACGGCCGAATTCGGACAATCTGCTCATGACTCCATACGTGGCGTCCGCCCAAATTTTAAAAGCTTCTTTTCGCTGCTTCAAGTGCTCCGGCGCAGTCGGCACCAAAAAAGCGTTGTGAACATATTCACCGGTTCCGGGACTGCGGAATCCGATTTTCTCCTGAACTCCCGGCTCGCTGAGCATGTCGAACAGCTTCTTAAGCGTGTGCAATGTTCCTGCAAAAGCGGGATGCACCGTAATATCTTCGACCCGCTTTCCGTCCAGCCAAACGTTGCGGCCGTCTCTTAAACTCTCAACGAATTTGTTTCCTCTGGTAGTCATAAGCTGTGGCCTCCATCATCTTCGCTGCAAATGAACAAAAAAAAGACACAGTTGTTCATGGAATGCCCATGACAGTGTGTCTCCGGTGGTCCGGTAGATTTAGTATTCCTATAAGATTTCTTGGTTAATTCTATATTGGTCCTCTTATTTTGTCAATAACGAAAAAAAGAACCTGAACGTTACTCCACACGTTCAGGTTCCTTTTTTTACACGGTAATCACGGTGATGCCCCGTTCTTGCAGACGCTCCACGATTTCCGGAGCGATGCGGTTGTCCGTTATAATCACGTCGACCTCGGACAAATCGGCCACCTGCGTAAACGCCTGCACTCCGAACTTGCTGGAGTCGGCAAGCAAAACGACTTCGTCGGCCGTGCCGATCATCCGTTCTTTGATGCGGGCTTGCAGCTCGTTCGACTCGCTGATCCCGCGGTCCAGATGGACGCCCTTGCAGGACAGGAACACCTTATCCACATGGTAAGCATTCAGAGACCGTTCGGCGAGCGGCCCCACATAAGACAAAGAGCGCTGCGCCAATATGCCTCCCGTCGAGATGACCTCGATCTTCTCCTTGCTGCTAAGCTCCATGGCGACCTTAATTGAGTTGGTAAGGACGGTCAAAGGAATGTCCGGCACCTCGGCGGCCATATACCAGGCCGTGGAGCTGGCATCCAGAAGGATGCGGTCCTTCGGTCGGATCCGGCCGATCGCGGCCTGCGCGATCCGCTTCTTCTCCTCGGCATGGGTGATTTCCCGCTCGAAGTAGGGAATTTCCGGCTGCTGGTCGCTTTTCACGCTGACCGCGCCTCCGTGCGAGCGGCGCAGGCGGCCCGCTTGCTCCAGCCGGTCCAGGTCGCGGCGAATCGTCTCCTCCGTCACCTGGAACAGCTCGCTCAGCTCGGAAACCCGGATGGAGCCCCGCTCGTTTACCAAACTTACAATTTTGTCAAAACGCTCTGCAGCTAGCATGACTTACCTCTTTTCACAGACTGTATTATTCGGCAATCCCCGTCAGCCTGACGAACCGGTCGTAGGCATGGCCCCACCGGTCTTGCTCTTCCGGCATATATTCGGCAACGGGGAACGAATTGCGAATGGCTTGGCGCGCTTCCCAAATATCTTTAAACGCGCCTTGGGCGATCCATTGGACGGCCAAGTTCCCGATCGCGCTGCCTTCCGAAGGACCGGCCCAAACCGGCTTGCCGATGGCGTTTGCCGACCACCGGCAGAGCAGCGTATTTTGAATGCCTCCACCGACCATATGCAGGCCGCTAAACGTTTGCCCGGACAGCCGCTGAGTCATTTCGAACACATAGCGGTACTTCAAGGCCAGGCTTTCCAAAATGCAGCGGACAAACTCTCCGTCCGTTTCCGGAGCGGGCTGCCCGGTCTGCCGGCAATATTGCGCGATTCTCGCCGGCATATCGCCGGGGGCGAGGAACATCGCATCGTCGGGATCGATGAAAGCGCGGAACGGTGCAGCCGCTCCCGCCATCTGTACCAATTCGGTAAACGAGTACGATTTTCCTGCTTTCTCCCACTCGCGCCGGCTTTCCTGCAAAATCCACAGGCCCATAATATTTTTCAGCAAGCGGTATGTCCCTTCCACGCCGCCTTCGTTCGTAAAATTGAGCTGCCGCGCCAAATCGCCCATAACCGGCTCCCGCACCTCGGTGCCCATCAAGGACCAGGTGCCGCAGCTGAGGTAGGCAAAAGACCGTTCCGCAGCCGGAACGGCGGCTACGGCGGAGCCCGTATCGTGCTCGGCTACCGCATAGACGGGAAGCGAAGGAATCCCCAGCTCCTCGCAAACGGACGGCTGCAGATGGCCGGCTTTGCTGCCCGGCTGCAGCACTTCGCCGAACCACGATTTCGGGAAGCCGAGCTTCTCCAGAAGCTCCTCATCCCAGCCGCCTTTTACAGGATTGAACAGCTGGGTCGTCGTCGCATTGGAAAACTCGCTTTGCATCTCCCCGGTCAAAAAGTACCGAAGCAGGTCCGGGATCATCAGGAAACGGTTTTCCTTCTGCAGCCACGGGGAGTCCGCCTGTTTCAGAGCGAACAGCTGGAAGATCGTATTAAACTGCAGAAACTGAATGCCCGTTCTGCGAAAAATCTCCTCCGCGGGCACCTGCGCAAACAGTTTTTCCATCATCCCTTCCGTATGGCGGTCCCGATAGTGATAAGGGTTGCCGAGCAGCTCGCCGTTCATACCGATGAACCCGAAATCGACCGCCCACGAGTCGATCCCGATGCTGTCCACTTCGTTGCCTCTGTTTTTGGCGATCAAGAGCGCCTGCTTGATTTCATGATACAGCCGCAAAATATCCCAGTGCAAACGGCCCCCCACCTGCACGGGATCGTTCGGAAACCGGTGAAGCTCGGTCATTTCGATCCGGCCGTCCGTCAAACGGCCCAGCATCGCTCTTCCGCTGCTCGCTCCCAGGTCAAAAGCGATAATATGTCCCAAAGGATATCACCCTTATCCGTTAATGAATTAACCGCGCGCGAGCAGCACTTCCCGCTCGTAGACTTTGACTTCGGCCAGCCACTCCTCGCGCACGGGAACGCCTTTGGAAGCGCAGTAATAATCCCAAACGGCGCCGAAAGGATACGTTTTGAACTCCTCCGTGAGCGCGAGACGCGTCGTATAATCGCCTTCGAGCTCCGCTTTCCGCAGCGCCTCCACCGGATCGAGCATCGCGCGAAGCAGGGCCTTGATCGTGTTGCGCGTGCCGATCACCCATGCCGCTACGCGGTTGATGCTCGCATCGAAGAAATCGAGGCCGATATAGGTTCTGTCCAGCAGGTTGCCGCGCACGAGCTCCCGGCCGATATCGATCAGCTCGTCGTCCAAAATGACGACATGGTCGCTGTCCCATCTCATCGGACGGCTGACGTGAAGCAGAATGCCGCTCGTAAACAGCGAGAGCGCCGACAGTTTGTTCGAAATCACTTCCGTCGGATGGAAATGCCCTGCATCCAGGCAGATCAGCTTGTTGTTTTGAATGCCGTAGCCCATGTAAAACTCGTGCGAGCCTACGACGTAAGCTTCGGACCCGAGGCCGAACAGCTTGCTTTCCACCGCATCGAGGTTATGCGCAGGGTTCAGCTCCTCCGCAAACACTTCGTCGAGCGCCGCCTTCAGGCGCTGTCTCGGCGCCAAGCGGTCCGCAGGCGTATCCTTGAAGCCGTCCGGAATCCATACGTTCGTCACGCACGTTTGACCGAGCTGCTCGCCGAAGTAGGCGCCGATTTTTCTCGATGCTTTGCAGTGGTCGATCCAAAATTGGCGAATGGCCGGATCCGGATGGCTGAGCGTGAAGCCGTCGCCGGATTTCTCGTGGGAGAAGCAGGTCGGGTTGAAATCGAGACCGAGACCTTGCTCCTTGCACCAGTCGACCCATTTCTGAAAATGCTTCGGCTCGAGCTGATCGAGCTCGACCTTCTCGTCCGTATCCGCGTAAATCGCGTGCAGATTCACTTTATGTTTGCCGGGGATGAGGGAAAACGCCTTTTCCAAATCCGCGCGAAGCTGGTCGGGCGTTTGCGCCGCCCCCGGATAGTTGCCGGTGACGGAGATGCCTCCGGTCAGGTCCTGCTCGCGGTTCAGGAACCCTCTGACATCGTCGCCCTGCCAGCAGTGCATCGAAATTTTGATTTTTTCCAGCTGCTCGAGCACTTGATCGACGTTAATGCCGTGGGCCGCGTACTGCTCCTTGGCCAGCTCGTAATTCGCCTGAATGTTCTTGTCCATGGGATCAGCTCCTTATCTATCGTATTTGATCGGATACGCCATCACTGACATTAGAGCGTTTTCAGCCTGTGTCGCGTCCAGGCGGCTGTACTGCACGACGATCGGAATATCGCTTCTCACTTCGATCGCATAAGGAACGCCGACCGGGATTTTCACATCGTCCTTGGACAATAGGCTTGTGCGGATGTGCTTGGTCCGGCGGGCCGGAACCACCTCCACGATATCTTCAATCGGATCGCGGTCCTCGAAAAAAATCGTGATCCCCAGAGTCGCGTCCTCCGAAGACGTATTGAGCACACAGATCGATTCGTGGCTCGTAAGCGCCCCGGAGCTGAGCTCCGGAATGTAACCGTCCGGAATAATCCATACCTTTTCCCCTGTTGCTGTTGGCATATGAACATCCTCCTTTAAATTGTAATCGCTTTAAAATAATACCGAAAGATTAGCTGGAAGCAGGTCTTCCAGCTAATCTTCGGGTAGGGTGGCCGGGCCGATTAGCGCGTAAACGCAGCGGGAACGCCGCCGTCAATGGTCAGCATGCAGCCGGTTGTTTTCTCGGCTTTCGAGGAAGCGAAAAACGCGACGCCTTCCGCGATATCGCGGGGGAAAATATTGACGAGCAGCGTCGTCCGCTTGCGGTAGTACTCTTCCAGCTGATCCGGCTCGATGCCGTATGCCGCGGCGCGTTCATTGCGCCAGCTGCCGTTCCATATTTGCGAGCCCTGCAGAATCGCATCGGGAAGAATCGTATTCACGCGGATGCCGAACTCTCCGCCCTCCGCCGCAATGCAGCGCGCGAGGTGCGCTTCCAGCGCTTTGGCGGCGCTGTAAGCCGTGGCGTTTTTGCCTGCATAAACGGAGTTTTTCGAGCCGATGAACACCATGCTGCCGCCGAGGTCCTGCTCCTTCATCATGCTGAACGCTTCGCGGGCAACAAGGAAATATCCCGTGCCGAGCACGTTCATGTTCAAATTCCATTCCTTCAGCGACGTTTGGTCGAACGGACTGGAGGTGGCAAGACCGGCGTTGTTAACCAGGATGTCCACACCGCCGTAAGCGAGCGCCGTTTCCGCATAAGCCGCTTTAACCAGCTCTTCGCTCGTTACGTCGACTTTCACCGCAATCGCGCGGTTTTCGCCGTATTTGGCGTTGATTTCGGCAGCGACCTTTTCCGCGCCTTCGAAGTTAAGATCCGCTAGCACGACGTGAGCGCCTTCGGATACGAGGCGGCGCGCCGTTTCGCTGCCGATGCCGCCCGCTCCGCCGGTAATAAAGGCGATTTTGCGGGAAAACTCCGCTTCGGCCGGGGCGAGCGACAATTTGTACAGCTCGAGCGGCCAATATTCCACGTTGTAGGACTCGTTTTCGCTCAGAGAAACGAATTGTCCGAGTGCGGTTGCGCCTCTCATGACGGCGATAGCGCGATGGTACAAGGCGCCGCTCACCTGAGACATCGCCCAGTTTTTTCCGGTATTGATCATGCCGATGCCGGGAATCAGAATGACGCGCGGCGCCGCTTCGAACATGATGTCGCCTTCGTTTTTGTTGCGTTCGAAGTAAGCTTTGTACTCTTCTTTATATTGAGCGATGCCTTCCTTCAGCTTCGCTTTGAGGCCGTCAACGTCATCCGCGTCAGGCGTCCAGTCGATAAACAGCGGAACGACCTTCGTGTGAACGAGGTGATCCGGACAAGCCGCGCCGACCTGGGACAGCTTTGCGGAATCCCGTCCGCCAACGAATTGCAGCACGTCGTCGGCATCGTCGAAAGTGAGGATCATTTTCTTCGTATCGCTGACAGCGCCGCGGATCGTCGGCATCACCCGGGCCGCGATGCTTCTGCGCACCCCGGCAGGCAGCGCCGCATGTTTCGCTCCGCCGAATACCCGGTCTTCTTTTACACGCGCTTCGATATATGTTTCCGCTTCGTTGATGATTTTGATCGTTTGGGCATACGCTTCCTCCGAAGTTTCGCCCCATGTGACAAGACCGTGTTTCTCCATCAAAACAAGCTCGGCTTTTTGATTGTTTCTGACGCCTTCGGCGATCATCTTGGAAAGCTTGAAGCCCGGACGGATGTAAGGCACCCATACAAAGCGGTCCCCGAAAATTTCGCCCGCCAAATCTTTTCCGTTATCCGCGCAGCAAAGGCTGATGATCGCATCCGGATGCGTATGGTCGACATGCTTGAACGGAAGAAACGCATGCAGCAGCGTTTCGATCGAGGCGCGCGGATGCTTGGCGTCGATCATGCAGTTCGCGAGGTACGCCACCATATCTTCGTCGGACATGTCGTCCCGCTCATACAGCGGACGAATGTCATCCATACGCAAGCCGGTAAAACCCGCCGCTTTCATCGTCGCGAGGTCGGAGCCGCTACCCTTGACGTACATAACCTCGATGTCGCGGCCGCGGAAATCCTTGACGATCATCTTGCTGGACGTATTGCCTCCGCCATAGTTGCAGACGCGGCGGTCCGTTCCTATCAGATTGGAGCGGTAAACAAGCAAATCGAGACCGCCGGCAAGCTCCGCCGCTTGGGACGCTTCCCATAAACTTTGTACCATGCCAATACCTCCGGGCTTTTTTATTTTGTTTTGTTTTTATCATCATACCATATTCATTTTTGCTTGAATACGATAAATACGGACATAAACAAAAATAAAACGGAAATATTGGCGCCTCAAATTCATCAAACAATGGGAGAAAAATATGACCGCCTTAATCTCCTCCTTATTGGAGAATCCCGTGCCCCCGCAGGCTTTGCTCCGCAAGTTTTCCCGCATAAGTTTTGAGGTGAAACGTCATGCTTCCAGCCCACGGCGATAACAAAAAACGCACCGCTGCAGCTGTGCCGGACCATACGTCCGTTATTTTGAAAAAATAAACCGCTTTAAGCTGGTTGACGGACACAGATGACGTTATTTCCGGGCAAGGGACACGTTTACACCGTTCATTCGGTATATAACGGATCCGGTGTCCGTCAAATACGGAAACAACGTCACTTGATCAAAATAACGGATCTTAAGTCCACAAGTCTTACTTTAATCTATGAATGACAAAGCATTTGTAATCCAAGCTTGATTCCCCGCTTAAGGATAATTTTGAAAGGATGGATTTACAAACACTTAACTTGTCTTGCTTTCGCAGCGATGGCTATAATTTACTTGACAACGTTGTCAACCTTGTCATAACTAATATTCATTCTTCCGCTGTGCTCAAGCATCATCATTTCGGACATACTGCGGCACTCTCTTCTTTCTTTCCATGCGACAAAGCGGTCAAGCCGTCCAAGGCAAAACGGATCAAACGGGAGACGGGCAACCGGCAGCGGTAGCCTTCTACCGCTTCTTCCGGCAACAATTCGGGGAGGGATTTTGTGAACAAGATAGCCAAAAAATTAGTTCAAGTCGGCATTGCATCGGCGCTTCTGCTGGGCAGCATCAACCTGACCCCTGCACCGCAGGGCAATGAAGCGCATGCGGCAGGCACCATCACCGCATGCACGCCTTACGGACCTTGGCCGGGAGCGAAATATAACCCGGCCAAGCTGATGAGGCAGCTCGGGCAGCCTCGCACCGGCGAAGTGGGTCCGTTCCTGTCCGCCCATCGGGGGGCATGGGGAACGGATGCGGGGCTTACGAGACCGGCACCCGAAAACTCCCTCATCGCCATCGATAATGCGGCCGATCTGAAGTTTGAAATGGTGGAGCTGGACGTCAAGCTTTCCAATGCCAATAATCCGGCGGTACCGCCCAAGCTGATGCTCATGCACGATTACACGTTGGGCCGGACAACCGACTATGGCTCGGGCGATTCTCACTTAGGCTGGTGGAACCCGTTTCTCGGCCAAACGGATACCGGATTCCGGCCCCAGGACTATGGAGATTGGGTCACGATGTCCTTGTACAATCCTCTTGTAAAAGATTTGTCCACCAATGCGGCAGCCGAACAAAAGCTGCGGCTCTTCGACAAAAGTCAAGGCGATCTCGGCATCTTGAAAGGCGCGAGCGCGATCGGCCGATGGCCAGCCGGGGATTACGGCACCGTTCCTACGCTGGACCAGGCGCTCGATTATATCGGCAAAAGGTATCCCGGCATGACGGTGGTCGTGGATCTTCGCCATCTGAATGAGGTGAAGGCCGCCGTCAAGGCAATCGACCAGGTGCGCGACTGCAGCGGGCGGCCCGCGAACGAATGGGTCATTCTGAAACCGTTCGCCAATGTGTTCAAAGGCGGCTTTTTCAACGCCAAGTCGCCGGGTTCCACCGTACCCGATCCGGAGTCGGTCGCGGCCCAGATTCCGGGTTACGAGAAATATAAGTGGATTCCGGTCGTATCCAGCCGGCTTGTTCCTCCCAATCCGCAGGGAGAGCCATCGATTATCCCCGGTTCGCCGGGACCGGACGTTACCCAGATTATGAGCAATGTCACCCAGTACCTAAACGACTGGGCCCGGTATTTGGGCGGTCCTGTGGTCACCTTCGAGATCGGGGTGGGAGATTTCAGCAACCAGGCGATCAAGGATGCTTACAACGCTTTCAAGGGCAGGATGACAAACATGCAGTCGTGGCGTCCGCCCGACATTAATGTAGCCGCGCCTGTAGCGGATCCGGACAACGGCAACAAGACAATCGTCGGCTTTAATTGGAAGGACGACGGCACGGGAGCTTACCCGGTCTACAAGGAATCCTCGCGCAGCTACGAGGATACGAAAAAATGGGCCGGCGCCCTGACGATCGAGGACCCGGTTTATGTGAAAAATGCGGAAACGTTCACACGTGAGGCAACCCAGCTCGCCATCTCCGATATGCCGGATTTCGGCACTTTCGCCGAATATGCCTTGGTGGCGGCCGGAAGCGGCCTTGCCGTCGACATTTCGGACGGCAAATCGGATGACGGCACGCCGATCTCCTTATGGTCGCTCCACAAGCTCGACAACCAGCTTTGGTCTCTTCAGAAGAACGCCGACGGGACGCTGAGGCTGCTCAATCCGTTTACGGGCAAATCGCTGGATCTGCCGGGAAACAATTTTACGAACGGAACGGCGGTACATCTCTGGAGCAACAATAGCTCGGACGCCCAGAAGTGGGTATTGTCCGACAATCAGGACGGTACCTACCGAATTGTCCATGCGGCCAGCGGCAAGGTGCTGGATGCGGACAATAACGGATCCGCCAACGGAACGAAGCTGCAGATCTGGGACATCAACGGAGGCATCAACCAGAAGTGGCGGCTCATTCCCGTGAGAACCTACCGTTTTCCATCCGC
The window above is part of the Paenibacillus hamazuiensis genome. Proteins encoded here:
- a CDS encoding 4-hydroxyphenylacetate 3-hydroxylase family protein, whose amino-acid sequence is MTTRGNKFVESLRDGRNVWLDGKRVEDITVHPAFAGTLHTLKKLFDMLSEPGVQEKIGFRSPGTGEYVHNAFLVPTAPEHLKQRKEAFKIWADATYGVMSRLSEFGRTLITSWHATSDLFRPFDGQYPEKIRRYYEWARDEDRFIIQAFGNPQIDRSKDAAGVSDEDAHLRIVRETSEGVYIKGAKTVATGAPYAHDLIIAPNYRIEDTHPEYAHALIVPLNAQGLHMICRSSYASTDSDEYPISARFDEMDAVIVFDDVFIPWERVLLHRNPEAVWKFYNSLKSNALTFHQTVVRLVSKLEFIAGLGFAIAEAIGVHRFLNVQEKLGELITQVETIKGLLHASELAPRRDDFGMLTPSPVPLQTARNLGMRFYPRAIEILQQIGAGGYTQTPSTTVENGGDIRPYLEAYYRGANISASDKIKLFKAAWDIVGSPLGSRHELYERFYAGDPSRMYAIQYLASDKTFLERRLERFWKLPVASEEVPQ
- a CDS encoding DeoR/GlpR family DNA-binding transcription regulator, encoding MLAAERFDKIVSLVNERGSIRVSELSELFQVTEETIRRDLDRLEQAGRLRRSHGGAVSVKSDQQPEIPYFEREITHAEEKKRIAQAAIGRIRPKDRILLDASSTAWYMAAEVPDIPLTVLTNSIKVAMELSSKEKIEVISTGGILAQRSLSYVGPLAERSLNAYHVDKVFLSCKGVHLDRGISESNELQARIKERMIGTADEVVLLADSSKFGVQAFTQVADLSEVDVIITDNRIAPEIVERLQERGITVITV
- a CDS encoding rhamnulokinase, whose amino-acid sequence is MGHIIAFDLGASSGRAMLGRLTDGRIEMTELHRFPNDPVQVGGRLHWDILRLYHEIKQALLIAKNRGNEVDSIGIDSWAVDFGFIGMNGELLGNPYHYRDRHTEGMMEKLFAQVPAEEIFRRTGIQFLQFNTIFQLFALKQADSPWLQKENRFLMIPDLLRYFLTGEMQSEFSNATTTQLFNPVKGGWDEELLEKLGFPKSWFGEVLQPGSKAGHLQPSVCEELGIPSLPVYAVAEHDTGSAVAAVPAAERSFAYLSCGTWSLMGTEVREPVMGDLARQLNFTNEGGVEGTYRLLKNIMGLWILQESRREWEKAGKSYSFTELVQMAGAAAPFRAFIDPDDAMFLAPGDMPARIAQYCRQTGQPAPETDGEFVRCILESLALKYRYVFEMTQRLSGQTFSGLHMVGGGIQNTLLCRWSANAIGKPVWAGPSEGSAIGNLAVQWIAQGAFKDIWEARQAIRNSFPVAEYMPEEQDRWGHAYDRFVRLTGIAE
- the rhaA gene encoding L-rhamnose isomerase, producing MDKNIQANYELAKEQYAAHGINVDQVLEQLEKIKISMHCWQGDDVRGFLNREQDLTGGISVTGNYPGAAQTPDQLRADLEKAFSLIPGKHKVNLHAIYADTDEKVELDQLEPKHFQKWVDWCKEQGLGLDFNPTCFSHEKSGDGFTLSHPDPAIRQFWIDHCKASRKIGAYFGEQLGQTCVTNVWIPDGFKDTPADRLAPRQRLKAALDEVFAEELNPAHNLDAVESKLFGLGSEAYVVGSHEFYMGYGIQNNKLICLDAGHFHPTEVISNKLSALSLFTSGILLHVSRPMRWDSDHVVILDDELIDIGRELVRGNLLDRTYIGLDFFDASINRVAAWVIGTRNTIKALLRAMLDPVEALRKAELEGDYTTRLALTEEFKTYPFGAVWDYYCASKGVPVREEWLAEVKVYEREVLLARG
- a CDS encoding sensory rhodopsin transducer; translation: MPTATGEKVWIIPDGYIPELSSGALTSHESICVLNTSSEDATLGITIFFEDRDPIEDIVEVVPARRTKHIRTSLLSKDDVKIPVGVPYAIEVRSDIPIVVQYSRLDATQAENALMSVMAYPIKYDR
- a CDS encoding bifunctional aldolase/short-chain dehydrogenase is translated as MVQSLWEASQAAELAGGLDLLVYRSNLIGTDRRVCNYGGGNTSSKMIVKDFRGRDIEVMYVKGSGSDLATMKAAGFTGLRMDDIRPLYERDDMSDEDMVAYLANCMIDAKHPRASIETLLHAFLPFKHVDHTHPDAIISLCCADNGKDLAGEIFGDRFVWVPYIRPGFKLSKMIAEGVRNNQKAELVLMEKHGLVTWGETSEEAYAQTIKIINEAETYIEARVKEDRVFGGAKHAALPAGVRRSIAARVMPTIRGAVSDTKKMILTFDDADDVLQFVGGRDSAKLSQVGAACPDHLVHTKVVPLFIDWTPDADDVDGLKAKLKEGIAQYKEEYKAYFERNKNEGDIMFEAAPRVILIPGIGMINTGKNWAMSQVSGALYHRAIAVMRGATALGQFVSLSENESYNVEYWPLELYKLSLAPAEAEFSRKIAFITGGAGGIGSETARRLVSEGAHVVLADLNFEGAEKVAAEINAKYGENRAIAVKVDVTSEELVKAAYAETALAYGGVDILVNNAGLATSSPFDQTSLKEWNLNMNVLGTGYFLVAREAFSMMKEQDLGGSMVFIGSKNSVYAGKNATAYSAAKALEAHLARCIAAEGGEFGIRVNTILPDAILQGSQIWNGSWRNERAAAYGIEPDQLEEYYRKRTTLLVNIFPRDIAEGVAFFASSKAEKTTGCMLTIDGGVPAAFTR
- a CDS encoding RICIN domain-containing protein encodes the protein MNKIAKKLVQVGIASALLLGSINLTPAPQGNEAHAAGTITACTPYGPWPGAKYNPAKLMRQLGQPRTGEVGPFLSAHRGAWGTDAGLTRPAPENSLIAIDNAADLKFEMVELDVKLSNANNPAVPPKLMLMHDYTLGRTTDYGSGDSHLGWWNPFLGQTDTGFRPQDYGDWVTMSLYNPLVKDLSTNAAAEQKLRLFDKSQGDLGILKGASAIGRWPAGDYGTVPTLDQALDYIGKRYPGMTVVVDLRHLNEVKAAVKAIDQVRDCSGRPANEWVILKPFANVFKGGFFNAKSPGSTVPDPESVAAQIPGYEKYKWIPVVSSRLVPPNPQGEPSIIPGSPGPDVTQIMSNVTQYLNDWARYLGGPVVTFEIGVGDFSNQAIKDAYNAFKGRMTNMQSWRPPDINVAAPVADPDNGNKTIVGFNWKDDGTGAYPVYKESSRSYEDTKKWAGALTIEDPVYVKNAETFTREATQLAISDMPDFGTFAEYALVAAGSGLAVDISDGKSDDGTPISLWSLHKLDNQLWSLQKNADGTLRLLNPFTGKSLDLPGNNFTNGTAVHLWSNNSSDAQKWVLSDNQDGTYRIVHAASGKVLDADNNGSANGTKLQIWDINGGINQKWRLIPVRTYRFPSAGGTVLMMGVANVSNYSGAQVELGERLLSTVRWRALNHADGTFSLAIIRPGQSYIHAGAMMLTPQSNFNLQGTLLQTLPVSGNAAQNWSLLYNNADASYTFRHPYSTWVADVSGGAIAPGTDLILFQSNGNANQRWKIQQE